The Natrinema sp. DC36 genome includes the window GTCCGCCGACTCGAGTTCCGCGATCGCGTCGGGGGGCTCGCGGAATTCGACCGAGCCACCGACACCCGTCTCGATTCGGCGAGGTTCAACGGTCGTGGTATCGTCCTCGAGGCGTTCGCAGAGTTCGCCCGCTCGGTCGAACAGTTCCGACGTGTTACGCGCTGCGGGAGCGGTTACCAGGACGTCCTCGCCGGCGATAGCAAATGCGCCCGCGGCCAAGCCCGCCGCGCTGGACTTGCCGCGGCCGCGGTCGGCCTCGAGGACGACGGCCTGCCCCCGTTCGAACAGCGACTCGAACGCGGCGACGGCATGGGCCTGATCCGCCGTGAGACAGGCCTCGTAGGCGGCAGCCGGAAACCGGTGGTCCGGAGGCGTAGTCGGCGTCTTCGGTGCCAGCCGCGGGGCCGGGTCGGTCAATCCGTCGACCTCGAGCCGATCACTATCAAGGTCGACGATGGCGATCCCGCGGTGTTCCCGCAGCGTCTCGACGAGACGGCGTCTGAACCGACCGGTAACGTCGTCCAGTTCGAACGGCGGGACGGCGAGGGAAGCGTCGAATCCGTCGCGGCGGTCCGGCCACGCCTCGAGCGGCGGGGTGAGCAAGAAAAGAAGTCCCCCGCCGTCGACCGCGCCGACGACTTTCCCGAGCGCGTTCGGCTGAAGTTCCTCGTGAGCGTCGATAGCGATTACGTCCCGCGTGGTCCCGAGGAGGTCACCCGCGTTGACTTGCGGAATCCGTTCGCAGCGAAGTCGGTCGTCGGGACCGACGAGCGTCGTCTCGGTGATCCCGACCGGGAGCGTATCGAGGATCGACTCGAGCGCGTCGTACCCCCGCTCGCGATCGCCCGCGAGCACCAGCAGCCGTCGTTCGTTCGCCCGTGTCGCCTCCTCGGCGAGCGACTCGGCGAGTCCGACGAGATCGACGTTCATGCGTTCGGCTTGGTGCCTCGGGAGTAATAGGCTCCGACCCGGGACGGCCAGCCGTGTGGTTGTCAGTTTAGATTGATGTACGGACGTTTGCAGTGGAGGATTCACGAGGTCGAACGATCCGTGCGGTGGCGTCCCACAGCCTCACGTGTTTGAACACGCTTTTAAGGGGGGCAGCGCTATTCGAGTGTACACCCTACGCGGGGTTGATGATGCTCCTAGCTTCACAGGACTTCCGCCGGGATCCGCCCGGCACGGGTACCCAGTGCCCGGACGGCAGGGGAGCGCGAGCCCACGTGTAGGAGAGGTGAACAACCAATGTCAGTTTACGTAACTACGGACATCCCAGCCGACCTCGCCGACGACGCCCTTGAGGCGCTCGAGGTCGCACGAGACACCGGTCGAGTAAAGAAAGGAACGAACGAAACGACGAAGGCGATCGAGCGCGGCAACGCCGAGCTCGTCTACGTCGCCGAAGACGTCTCCCCCGAGGAGATCGTCATGCATCTCCCTGAACTCGCAGACGAGAAGGGTATTCCTGTCGTCTTTATCGAGACGCAGGACGACGTCGGCCACGCCGCCGGCCTCGAGGTCGGCTCGGCCGCCGCGGCGATCGTCGACGCCGGCGAAGCCGAAGACGACGTCGAGGACATCGCCGACAAGGTCGAGGACCTCGACTGAGGTGATCAGAGATGAGCGCTGAAGAGGAAGAAAGCGGCTCTACGCCCGCCGAGGTCATCGAGGTCGTCGGTAAGACCGGCATGCACGGCGAAGCCATGCAGGTCAAGTGCCGGATCAAGGAGGGCGAGAATCAGGGACGAATCATCACCCGAAACTGCCTCGGGCCGGTCCGCGAAGGGGACGTACTCCAGCTTCGCGAGACCGCTCGTGAGGCGGACTCCATCGGAGGACAATAACCAATGGTCGAGAAACGTACCTGCGACTACACTGGCGAAGAGATCGAACCCGGCACGGGCATTATGTACGTCCAGACGAACGGTACCGTGCTCCACTTCGTCGACTCCAAGGCGGAGAAAAACTTCAAGCTCGGGCGCGAACCGCGCGACCTCGAGTGGACCGAAGACGGTCGTCGCGGCAAGGGTCCCACGCAGGAAGACGCACCTGCCGACGAGGAGGCCGAGCAGGTTCCAGCCGACGAAGACGAGGACCTCGAGACGGAAGCCGACGACGAAGCGGCGGCGGACGTGCCCGCTGGGGACGAAGCCGACGACGAAACCGAGGAGACCGACGCCGAAGCCGAGGAAACCGACGCTGAAGAGACCGAGGCCGAGGAAGCATGAGCGATCACGAGCGTACGTTCGTGATGGTCAAGCCCGACGCGTTCGCACGCGGACTCGTGGGAACTGTCGTCTCTCGACTCGAGGACCGCGGGCTCAAGCTCGTCGGTATCAAAGTCGAAACGATGCCCCGCGAGCGGGCGGAAGAACACTACGGCGAACACGAGGACAAGCCGTTCTACGACGACCTCGTCGACTTCATCACCTCGGGGCCGGTCGTCCCGATGGTCTGGGAGGGACAGGACGCGACTCGACAGGTCCGCCAGATGATCGGTGAGACCGATCCGCTCGAGGCCGCTCCTGGAACGATTCGAGGCGACTACGCGCTCGATCTCGGTCGGAACGTCGTTCACGCCGCAGACCACGAGGACGAGGGTGCGAACGAGCGCGAAATCGGGATCCACTTCGACGACGACGAGTTGATCGACTACGATCAACACGACGCCGAGTGGCTCTACGAGTAACCGGTCTCGATCGGTCGACGAGTCCTGATCGTGTCGGTCCGCTCAACTGAATGTGCTCCGACCGATCGGTGACTGCCATCGTTCGGTGACGGTCGAAACGTGTATCAGCAGATCCCGTTCCGTCATCATTCCTATTATCCTATTATGAAAAAATGATGTATTTAATACATCTATTTTTCTAGGTAGACGTAACATCTAATGTGTCGGCTGTAGTAGAGGCCCATGGTGGTTTCGAATGGTAACACACGGTAGGTGGTTCGTGGATGCGTGAAACGAAGGGAGAGGCGACAGCAATGGCGCCGGACGCGACACCGTCGCTGGATCTCGTTTTCGATCTCCTCTCCGACAGCCGACGGCGATACGCGCTGTACTATCTGAACGATCAGCCGGACGGCGTCGCGACGATCGAAAAGCTCACGAAGAACGTTATCGCCCTCGAACGATCGACTGGCACCGACGAGGAGATGACGGCTAAGACGGGGACGGTATCCGGTCACGATCCGGAGGACGGCTCGGCGGACCAACGAGCGAGCGTGCGAATGGAACTCCAGCACATCCACCTTCCGAAACTCGAGGATGCGGGAATCCTAGAGCACGATACACGGAGCGAGACGGTACGTTACTGGAGCCAGCCGTCGGTCGAGGAGTGGCTCGAGCATGCAGAGCACAAGGAAACGGCGTAGTCGCGGGGATACCGAACTGACCGGCAGCCACGAACGACAACTGGGGGAGTGGGCAGCCACCGATCGCTGAAAGCTTTAATAACCCATTCGTTGTGAATCGACTGAGGTGTCGGTAAATCGCACGACGCAGAGGCCGTCGGTCGATGAGGTGTGATATCGTCTCACTCCTCAAAACTTAACAGGCGAGATACCGATACAAAACGTGAGGTGCATACTATGGCTGATCACGAACTTCCACCGCTTCCGTACGATTACGACGCACTCGAACCGGCACTGTCCGAACAGGTACTGACCTGGCATCACGACACCCACCATCAGGGCTACGTAAACGGCCTGAACTCCGCCGAGGAGACCCTCGCGGAAAACCGCGAAGAGGGCGACTTCGGCTCCACGCCTGGAGCCCTCAAGAACGTCACCCACAACGGCTGTGGACACTATCTCCACACGCTGTTCTGGGAGAACATGTCCCCGAACGGCGGCGGCGAGCCGGAGGGTGACCTCGCCGACCGCATCGAGGAGGACTTCGGTTCCTACGAGGGCTGGAAGGGCGAGTTCGAGGCCGCCGCCGGTGCCGCCGGTGGCTGGGCACTGCTCGTGTACGACCCGGTTTCCAAGCAGCTTCGCAACGTCGCGGTCGACAAGCACGACCAGGGTGCACTCTGGGGCTCTCACCCCATCCTCGCGCTGGACGTCTGGGAACACTCCTACTACTACGACTACGGACCGGACCGCGGAGACTTCATCGACGCCTTCTTCGACGTCGTCAACTGGGAGAAGGCCGAAGAGGAGTACCAGACCTGTCTCGGCCACTTCGAGTAGGGCAGTCGGCCAGAAGACGAGCCAGTCAACCCGGAATTTTCTCGGTGAACAGTGACCGACAGCGGTCGCTCTCCGTCGAGCAGCTCGTTCGAGTCCCGCAGCCCGTCAGATTCTCGCGACCGCCTGCCCCGCACGTCCTGTGAGTGACTACCATCGTTTAACTTCGTGCGGGACGATCTCACATCCCACATGGTCGCCGAGGATCGCAGCATCGGTACGACGGTCGAGGATCGAGACCGAAAGCGATGGGGATCGGCGCTCGAGACGGAACGAGAACCCGAAACGGCCCTCGCGGCCGACCTTCGGGCCGCCTGCGACGGCGACGTGCGATTCGACGAGTACACGCGTGTCCTCTACGCGACGGACGGCAGCATCTACGGCGCACAGCCCGCGGGCGTCGTCTTCCCGCGAGACACTGCCGACGTTCGCGCAGCGATGCGTGTTGCGGCCGACCACGACGCGCCAGTTCTGCCGCGCGGAGCCGGCTCGTCGCTCGCGGGGCAGGCCGTCGGCCCGGGCTGTGTCGTCCTCGATCTGTCGCGACACATGGACGACGTCCGGCGTATCGACCCTGACGAGCGGACCGCCGTCGTCCAGCCCGGCGTCGTACAGGACGATCTCGACGCCGCGCTCGAGCCCCACGGCCTCAAATTCCCTCCGGATCCGGCCTCCTCGAACCGGGCCACGATCGGCGGCGGGATCGGAAACAACTCGACGGGCGCACACTCGGTGCGCTACG containing:
- a CDS encoding 50S ribosomal protein L24e; amino-acid sequence: MVEKRTCDYTGEEIEPGTGIMYVQTNGTVLHFVDSKAEKNFKLGREPRDLEWTEDGRRGKGPTQEDAPADEEAEQVPADEDEDLETEADDEAAADVPAGDEADDETEETDAEAEETDAEETEAEEA
- the rpl7ae gene encoding 50S ribosomal protein L7Ae, whose protein sequence is MSVYVTTDIPADLADDALEALEVARDTGRVKKGTNETTKAIERGNAELVYVAEDVSPEEIVMHLPELADEKGIPVVFIETQDDVGHAAGLEVGSAAAAIVDAGEAEDDVEDIADKVEDLD
- the ndk gene encoding nucleoside-diphosphate kinase, yielding MSDHERTFVMVKPDAFARGLVGTVVSRLEDRGLKLVGIKVETMPRERAEEHYGEHEDKPFYDDLVDFITSGPVVPMVWEGQDATRQVRQMIGETDPLEAAPGTIRGDYALDLGRNVVHAADHEDEGANEREIGIHFDDDELIDYDQHDAEWLYE
- the sod gene encoding superoxide dismutase; translated protein: MADHELPPLPYDYDALEPALSEQVLTWHHDTHHQGYVNGLNSAEETLAENREEGDFGSTPGALKNVTHNGCGHYLHTLFWENMSPNGGGEPEGDLADRIEEDFGSYEGWKGEFEAAAGAAGGWALLVYDPVSKQLRNVAVDKHDQGALWGSHPILALDVWEHSYYYDYGPDRGDFIDAFFDVVNWEKAEEEYQTCLGHFE
- a CDS encoding 30S ribosomal protein S28e — translated: MSAEEEESGSTPAEVIEVVGKTGMHGEAMQVKCRIKEGENQGRIITRNCLGPVREGDVLQLRETAREADSIGGQ